The following proteins come from a genomic window of Corallococcus sp. NCRR:
- a CDS encoding hybrid sensor histidine kinase/response regulator has translation MDRDRLAQALLDSFLEELEGHVVSLNRDLLALEQAPARAKELIPGILRTLHSVKGASRAASASMVENACHRMEEVLEPLIHGRAPSPDLFELCFATVDALDDAGRRLASRQELAGSPLETLLPQLEQAAHGTPGQTPPKPAPAAPAADAKPPAPAEAEPEPALPAQASGETLPVRVSGQKLDALLGRSGELRVAMLRLEGHAESLEALRDDVTGLRERVRGTQSETTLRRVELELGRVARVLAQDRRALFQSSTGLDDEVRRARMLPFEEGCTGLERAARDVAHGLGRRVRMEVHGGGLDLDRSLLQSLREPLLHLVRNAVAHGLEAPEERVRHGKPEEGRVVLSARLRGSRVEVAVEDDGRGLDLEALRERARTRGMEAPEDDEDAARLVFLPGLSTAAKVTAVSGRGVGLDVVRAQVEALRGSVEVAFKAGQGTRFTLDVPLTLSTLRVLLVSVGGQVLALASEGVDRLLRLAPSDVREVEGRMSWVTPEALVPLASLAGVLDLPPGPPKTRPPAVVLSAGTAQAALVVDEVIAEQEVLVRSLGSRVKRARHVAAAAVLPDGRMALLLNPASLVRAAGGRPSAQFFPTPKEQVARRRVVLADDSPTTRMLEQSILEGAGYDVTACADGAEAWERLQAGGADALVMDVEMPRMDGFQVTEAVRTSPRFGRLPVVLVTSREKPEDKARGLQAGASAYIVKSAFDPTSLLETLRRLL, from the coding sequence GCGCGCGGCCAGCGCCAGCATGGTGGAGAACGCCTGCCACCGCATGGAGGAGGTGCTGGAGCCGCTCATCCACGGGCGCGCCCCCTCGCCGGACCTCTTCGAGCTGTGCTTCGCCACGGTGGACGCGCTGGACGACGCGGGCCGCCGCCTGGCCTCGCGCCAGGAGCTGGCCGGCTCGCCGCTGGAGACGCTGCTGCCCCAGTTGGAGCAGGCCGCGCACGGCACGCCTGGCCAGACTCCGCCGAAGCCGGCGCCCGCCGCCCCCGCCGCCGACGCGAAGCCCCCGGCCCCCGCGGAGGCCGAGCCGGAGCCCGCCCTCCCCGCGCAGGCCAGCGGGGAGACGCTGCCGGTGCGCGTGTCCGGGCAGAAGCTGGACGCGCTGCTGGGCCGCAGCGGTGAGTTGCGCGTGGCGATGCTGCGCCTGGAGGGCCACGCCGAGTCGCTGGAGGCGCTGCGCGACGACGTGACGGGGCTGCGCGAGCGGGTGCGCGGCACGCAGTCCGAGACGACGCTGCGCCGCGTGGAGCTGGAGCTGGGGCGGGTGGCGCGCGTGCTGGCGCAGGACCGCCGCGCGCTGTTCCAGTCCTCCACCGGCCTGGATGATGAGGTGCGCCGCGCGCGCATGCTCCCCTTCGAGGAGGGCTGCACCGGCCTGGAGCGCGCCGCGCGCGACGTGGCGCACGGCCTGGGCCGGCGCGTGCGCATGGAGGTGCACGGCGGCGGGCTGGACCTGGACCGCTCGCTCTTGCAGTCCCTGCGTGAACCGCTGCTGCACCTGGTGCGCAACGCGGTGGCGCACGGCCTGGAGGCGCCGGAGGAGCGCGTGCGCCACGGCAAGCCGGAGGAGGGCCGCGTGGTGCTGTCCGCGCGGCTGCGCGGCAGCCGGGTGGAGGTGGCGGTGGAGGACGACGGGCGCGGCCTGGACCTGGAGGCCCTGCGCGAGCGCGCGCGGACCCGGGGCATGGAGGCGCCCGAGGACGACGAGGACGCGGCGCGGCTGGTGTTCCTGCCGGGCCTGTCCACCGCGGCGAAGGTGACGGCGGTGTCCGGCCGGGGCGTGGGCCTGGACGTGGTGCGCGCCCAGGTGGAGGCCCTGCGCGGCAGCGTGGAGGTGGCCTTCAAGGCGGGCCAGGGCACCCGCTTCACGCTGGACGTGCCCCTCACCCTGAGCACCCTGCGCGTGCTGCTGGTGTCCGTGGGCGGGCAGGTGCTGGCGCTCGCCAGCGAGGGCGTGGACCGGCTCTTGCGCCTGGCCCCCTCCGACGTGCGCGAGGTGGAGGGCCGCATGTCCTGGGTGACGCCGGAGGCGCTGGTGCCGCTGGCGTCGCTCGCGGGCGTGCTGGACCTGCCCCCGGGGCCGCCGAAGACGCGGCCCCCCGCGGTGGTGCTGTCCGCGGGCACCGCGCAGGCGGCGCTGGTGGTGGACGAGGTCATCGCGGAGCAGGAGGTGCTGGTGCGCTCGCTGGGCAGCCGCGTGAAGCGCGCCCGGCACGTGGCCGCCGCGGCGGTGCTGCCGGATGGGCGCATGGCGCTCTTGCTCAACCCCGCGTCGCTGGTGCGGGCCGCGGGGGGACGCCCCTCCGCGCAGTTCTTCCCCACGCCCAAGGAGCAGGTGGCGCGGCGGCGCGTGGTGCTGGCGGACGACTCGCCCACGACGCGCATGCTGGAGCAGAGCATCCTGGAGGGCGCCGGCTACGACGTCACCGCGTGCGCGGACGGCGCGGAGGCGTGGGAGCGGCTCCAGGCGGGCGGCGCGGACGCGCTGGTGATGGACGTGGAGATGCCGCGCATGGACGGCTTCCAGGTGACGGAGGCCGTGCGCACCTCTCCACGCTTTGGACGGCTGCCGGTGGTGCTCGTCACGTCGCGTGAGAAGCCCGAGGACAAGGCGCGCGGCCTGCAAGCCGGCGCGAGCGCGTACATCGTGAAGAGCGCGTTTGACCCCACGAGTCTGCTGGAGACCCTGAGGCGACTGCTATGA